The segment GGCGGCAGGTACGAGCTGCCCTGGGTGGAGAAATACCGGCCGCTGAAGCTGAAGGAGATCGTGGGGAACGAAGAGACGGTGAGCCGGCTGGAGGTGTTCGCCAGAGAGGGAAACGTCCCCAACATCATCATCGCAggtcaacaaaacaacacaactgaCCGTTTAATATCACCTCAggtcaacaaaacaaca is part of the Plectropomus leopardus isolate mb unplaced genomic scaffold, YSFRI_Pleo_2.0 unplaced_scaffold14269, whole genome shotgun sequence genome and harbors:
- the LOC121964160 gene encoding replication factor C subunit 2-like, with protein sequence MRLQFTVVWLSAEIPRRLARGGRANMEVEMMEADSEQRPADSGQKADTAAGEAAGKGSGGRYELPWVEKYRPLKLKEIVGNEETVSRLEVFAREGNVPNIIIAGQQNNTTDRLISPQ